From Spirochaeta isovalerica, the proteins below share one genomic window:
- a CDS encoding response regulator transcription factor, protein MYKMILVDDEDEVRGRISSKISEESGFTIVGTAGNGYDALELIEKHNPHVVLSDIKMPFIDGIELATIIKRDFPTIRIAFITGYDEFDYAREAIELKVSGYLTKPLTQNDISHFLKKLKVDLDREFQEKYNLEILKQRYEESIPLVIDNYFSSCLVSSHTGRSEEIENLRQYGISLDDKPYLLSYIKIEKREGSRDIVEYEKLKLSVRSVIKSILERHEYEHYSFMFAEGIIFLVKEKGKFFLRDVDSVFFEMVKMSEKFLDVQINIGISVLHREFSQLYTAWEEADKAIGYSHFLHSGRIVYINQLEKRKLKVLTLGEGDIKEIEHSVKFGSESELRNVVESLKLNALRDSRTIANFRPYIINMMNLIVNFAESIEADLDEVIGQDILEQMLGFSSLEQLFDWFLVTLLKLREKNLSTKMSNSQKLLDKAVQFIHGNYDDPKISMETVCDELGISISYMSLLFKKHKETTFVKYLTGVRIDRAKELLKLTGDRIVEIASKCGFSDVYYFSHCFKKYMGVSPKKYREETAD, encoded by the coding sequence ATGTATAAAATGATACTCGTCGACGATGAAGATGAGGTGAGGGGCAGGATCTCCTCCAAAATCTCTGAGGAGAGCGGTTTCACCATTGTCGGTACGGCGGGCAACGGTTACGATGCCCTGGAACTTATAGAAAAACACAACCCCCATGTGGTTCTTTCCGATATTAAAATGCCCTTTATCGACGGCATTGAACTGGCTACTATTATAAAAAGGGATTTTCCTACTATCCGCATAGCTTTTATAACTGGTTATGATGAGTTTGATTACGCGAGAGAAGCCATAGAGCTGAAAGTCTCGGGATACCTGACAAAACCTCTCACCCAGAATGATATAAGCCACTTTCTGAAGAAACTCAAAGTGGATCTCGACAGGGAATTTCAGGAGAAATACAATCTCGAAATTCTAAAGCAGCGCTATGAGGAGAGTATTCCCCTTGTCATCGACAACTATTTCAGTTCCTGTCTGGTTTCCTCCCATACAGGCCGGAGCGAAGAAATCGAAAACCTGAGGCAGTACGGCATTTCCCTCGATGACAAACCCTATCTCCTCTCGTATATAAAAATTGAAAAAAGAGAAGGCTCCCGGGATATTGTTGAATATGAGAAACTGAAACTTTCGGTGAGGTCTGTCATTAAATCAATTCTGGAAAGGCATGAATACGAACATTACAGTTTTATGTTTGCCGAAGGGATCATTTTTCTCGTAAAGGAGAAAGGAAAGTTTTTCCTTCGCGATGTGGACAGCGTGTTCTTCGAGATGGTCAAGATGTCCGAGAAGTTTCTCGATGTGCAGATCAACATCGGCATAAGCGTGTTGCATCGCGAATTCTCTCAGCTCTACACCGCCTGGGAGGAAGCTGACAAAGCCATCGGTTACAGCCATTTCCTTCATTCCGGGCGGATTGTCTATATCAATCAGCTGGAAAAGAGAAAGCTGAAAGTCCTGACTCTGGGAGAAGGGGATATTAAGGAAATTGAGCACAGCGTCAAATTCGGAAGCGAATCGGAACTGCGCAACGTCGTCGAGTCTCTGAAACTGAATGCTCTGAGAGACAGTCGGACCATAGCCAATTTCCGCCCCTACATCATCAATATGATGAATCTTATTGTCAATTTCGCCGAATCGATAGAAGCTGATCTGGATGAGGTGATCGGCCAGGATATTCTTGAACAGATGCTGGGCTTTTCCTCCCTGGAACAGCTGTTCGATTGGTTCCTGGTCACCCTTCTGAAACTGAGAGAGAAAAATCTCAGTACAAAAATGAGTAATTCCCAGAAACTTCTCGATAAAGCGGTTCAGTTTATCCACGGCAATTATGATGATCCGAAAATTTCCATGGAAACGGTCTGCGACGAGCTTGGAATCAGTATTTCCTATATGAGCCTGCTTTTCAAAAAGCACAAGGAGACGACTTTTGTCAAATATCTGACCGGAGTGAGAATTGACCGGGCGAAAGAGCTTCTCAAGCTGACCGGAGACCGGATTGTGGAAATTGCTTCGAAGTGCGGCTTCAGTGATGTATACTACTTCAGTCACTGTTTTAAAAAATATATGGGAGTATCTCCGAAAAAATACCGTGAAGAGACCGCTGACTAA
- a CDS encoding histidine kinase encodes MKRPLTNLSIEQSILLATLSIVMIVLFISSTVYYSVFSRKTDSLVQSQSREINKQIVLNYESYINSVIETANYIQFASLNRDVALSAEELQDVFFYNSEIKKDVVSIYLFDMDGRKLLGNKLNLIRLFDITKEDWFRNALSEPSIFHFSAPHKESVSTAEIDQVISVTRSVEYTWQGKKRNGVILIELNFRVLTDLAEKTNLGEGGHIMILNDADSLIYYSGNWDDEGFARSLSLAEENYLGGFRTRINNREMFLNINTLAHTRWRIVTVSNINETAQARQQLLMIIFLIFLVSFVVTIIVSLVISRRISSPLNQLKKAMLKIERGDFTTRVLVNSGQKEVIRLSRSFNSMLEEIHTLMDRVVNEQREKRKTELKALQNQINPHFLYNTLDSIVWLAENHRSDDVVTTVIALARFFRISISKGQQFITVKDEISHIKNYLTIQKIRYIDKFEYFFEIDPDIYEQKVMKLILQPIVENAIYHGVGDDDLEKITIRAGREDNLLVFEVENTGYGITEERIAEIYEILKGNHSITSVGMRNVYLRLKLFYGEEADILISSVLDEKTNIKLIIPIKNEGEKNS; translated from the coding sequence GTGAAGAGACCGCTGACTAATCTTTCCATTGAACAGAGCATTCTTCTCGCGACGCTGTCGATCGTAATGATCGTTCTGTTTATTTCCAGCACAGTGTATTATTCGGTTTTCTCGAGAAAGACCGATTCTCTCGTGCAAAGCCAGTCGCGGGAGATAAACAAGCAGATCGTCCTCAATTACGAGAGTTACATCAACAGCGTTATTGAAACAGCCAATTATATTCAGTTTGCCTCATTGAACCGCGATGTCGCTCTTTCCGCGGAAGAACTGCAGGATGTTTTTTTCTACAATTCGGAAATCAAAAAGGATGTTGTCTCCATTTATCTCTTTGATATGGATGGCAGGAAACTTCTCGGAAACAAGCTGAACCTTATCCGCCTTTTCGATATTACAAAGGAAGACTGGTTCCGCAATGCCCTTTCGGAACCTTCCATTTTCCATTTTTCGGCGCCTCACAAAGAGAGTGTGTCCACGGCGGAAATCGATCAGGTCATTTCCGTGACCCGTTCCGTCGAGTATACCTGGCAGGGAAAGAAGAGAAACGGGGTCATCCTGATCGAACTCAACTTCCGCGTGCTGACTGATCTGGCAGAAAAGACCAATCTGGGAGAAGGCGGTCACATCATGATTCTCAACGATGCCGATTCCCTGATTTATTATTCCGGAAACTGGGATGATGAAGGGTTCGCCCGGAGCCTGTCACTGGCGGAGGAAAATTATCTGGGCGGTTTCAGAACAAGAATCAATAATAGAGAGATGTTTCTCAATATCAATACGCTGGCCCATACCCGCTGGAGAATTGTAACCGTCAGCAACATCAACGAAACCGCCCAGGCCAGACAACAGCTTCTTATGATAATTTTTCTGATTTTTCTCGTCAGTTTCGTCGTCACCATTATCGTTTCTCTTGTCATTTCAAGACGGATATCCAGTCCTCTTAATCAGTTGAAAAAAGCGATGCTGAAAATTGAGAGAGGGGATTTTACCACAAGAGTTCTGGTCAACAGCGGACAGAAAGAGGTCATCCGTCTTTCCCGGTCATTCAACAGTATGCTCGAAGAGATACACACGCTGATGGACAGGGTTGTCAACGAACAGAGAGAAAAAAGAAAAACAGAACTGAAAGCTCTTCAGAACCAGATAAATCCGCATTTTCTCTATAATACACTGGATTCCATTGTCTGGCTGGCGGAGAATCACCGCTCTGATGATGTGGTTACAACGGTTATCGCTCTGGCCCGTTTTTTCCGGATCAGCATATCCAAAGGACAGCAGTTCATAACGGTGAAAGATGAAATTTCCCATATTAAAAACTATCTCACCATTCAGAAAATCCGCTATATAGATAAATTCGAGTACTTTTTCGAAATCGATCCTGATATTTATGAGCAGAAAGTCATGAAGCTCATCCTCCAGCCCATTGTGGAAAATGCCATCTATCACGGAGTGGGTGACGATGATCTGGAGAAAATAACAATCCGCGCCGGCCGAGAGGATAATCTGCTTGTCTTTGAAGTCGAAAATACCGGTTACGGAATAACGGAAGAGAGAATCGCCGAAATCTATGAGATTTTGAAAGGAAACCATTCTATTACCAGTGTGGGGATGCGGAATGTCTATCTCCGGCTTAAACTTTTCTATGGAGAAGAGGCGGATATTCTAATCAGCAGCGTTCTCGATGAAAAAACCAATATAAAACTGATCATACCCATAAAAAATGAAGGGGAGAAAAACTCCTGA
- a CDS encoding galactose ABC transporter substrate-binding protein: protein MKRFLLLLFAILSLSCSSPREEGALFLYNTEDPYVAVFGRQIQMESGPLLDIRTYNAQNSQIIQNESIESEIVRAGVMIINPVDRLGAYTIIRRLRSEDIPVIFFNREPLAEDLALWDKAFYVGARAEQSGRIQAELVMDLFGADPRELNRHDLNGNNIIEAVILKGEQGHQDAEIRTREVVDAFAEKGFALHILITEVANWKRQEAYDKMKPILDQYNGSVELIISNNDAMALGAVSLMRQSGFFRDDNGDGVIGKDDLSWRPVVGIDGLEEAQDMIEQGYMYGTVLNDSHTQAKAIVDLAEVLLEGGDLDDLSYPLEKGKYIWIDYKVFQ, encoded by the coding sequence ATGAAACGTTTCCTGCTATTATTATTCGCGATCTTGTCTCTTTCATGCAGCAGCCCCAGAGAGGAAGGTGCGCTTTTTCTCTACAATACAGAGGATCCTTATGTGGCTGTGTTCGGCCGTCAGATTCAGATGGAATCGGGACCTCTTCTTGATATACGGACCTATAATGCCCAGAATTCCCAGATCATCCAGAATGAATCCATTGAGTCGGAGATCGTCAGAGCCGGTGTCATGATTATCAATCCCGTGGATCGTCTGGGGGCTTATACCATTATCCGGAGGCTTCGCAGCGAAGATATTCCGGTCATCTTTTTTAACAGAGAGCCTCTGGCTGAGGATCTGGCCTTATGGGACAAAGCTTTTTATGTGGGAGCCCGCGCGGAGCAGTCGGGCCGAATTCAGGCGGAGCTGGTCATGGACCTTTTCGGGGCGGATCCCCGGGAACTCAACAGACATGACCTTAACGGAAACAATATAATAGAAGCGGTTATTCTCAAAGGCGAGCAGGGGCATCAGGATGCTGAAATCCGGACCCGGGAAGTCGTCGACGCCTTTGCGGAAAAAGGATTTGCCCTGCATATACTGATCACCGAAGTGGCCAACTGGAAGAGACAGGAAGCATATGACAAAATGAAGCCCATACTCGATCAGTACAATGGTTCCGTGGAACTGATCATTTCCAATAACGACGCCATGGCTCTGGGGGCTGTCAGCTTAATGAGGCAGTCGGGCTTTTTTCGCGATGACAACGGAGACGGGGTAATCGGAAAGGATGATCTTTCCTGGCGTCCGGTAGTGGGAATTGACGGACTGGAGGAAGCCCAGGACATGATTGAGCAGGGGTATATGTACGGTACAGTGCTCAATGACTCCCATACACAGGCAAAGGCTATTGTGGATCTGGCTGAAGTTCTTCTGGAAGGGGGAGATCTGGACGACCTGAGCTATCCCCTTGAAAAGGGCAAGTATATCTGGATCGACTATAAGGTCTTCCAGTAA
- a CDS encoding substrate-binding domain-containing protein: MKKVVLLALVAVLAVSVSFANGQQDDGKVVIGANIYNFADNFMNAAMKPVLESYAVEKGAEIQVVDSENQQAKLNDQVDVFITKGVDVLAINLVDPAAASTIIGKAKAAGIPLVLFNKEATEAGAMASYDKVWYVGTDSAESGMIQGQMMVADWKSNPDWDKNGDGKVQYVMLKGEPGHPDAEARTKYSVEAFKDAGIGVEQLALEADPNWSTQHGNDKMAAWLTSSFADKIELVICNNDAMGFGAINAMKAAGVRLPIYSVDALDQALTHIADGELDGTVLNDGANQAKATIDLAINAAMGKDVTAGTGWTLQTDGSKAVRVPYVAVTPENYQDF, from the coding sequence ATGAAAAAAGTAGTATTACTTGCACTCGTTGCTGTTCTCGCTGTTTCTGTTTCTTTTGCAAACGGTCAGCAGGACGATGGAAAAGTGGTTATCGGAGCTAACATCTACAACTTCGCTGACAACTTTATGAACGCTGCTATGAAGCCCGTTCTCGAAAGCTATGCAGTTGAAAAAGGTGCTGAAATCCAGGTTGTTGATTCTGAGAACCAGCAGGCCAAACTGAATGACCAGGTAGACGTATTCATCACTAAAGGTGTTGACGTTCTGGCTATCAACCTTGTGGACCCCGCTGCCGCCAGCACAATAATCGGAAAAGCAAAAGCAGCCGGAATCCCTCTGGTACTTTTCAACAAGGAAGCAACAGAAGCAGGTGCTATGGCTTCTTACGACAAAGTCTGGTACGTAGGTACTGACTCCGCCGAGTCCGGAATGATTCAGGGACAGATGATGGTCGCTGACTGGAAATCCAACCCCGACTGGGACAAAAACGGAGACGGAAAAGTTCAGTATGTTATGCTGAAAGGTGAACCCGGACATCCTGATGCTGAAGCCAGAACAAAATATTCTGTAGAAGCATTCAAAGATGCGGGAATCGGTGTTGAGCAGCTCGCTCTCGAAGCTGACCCCAACTGGTCCACTCAGCACGGAAACGACAAGATGGCTGCATGGCTGACTTCCAGCTTCGCCGACAAAATCGAACTCGTTATCTGTAACAATGATGCTATGGGATTCGGTGCTATCAACGCTATGAAAGCCGCCGGCGTTAGACTCCCCATCTACTCTGTTGACGCTCTTGACCAGGCTCTGACTCACATCGCTGATGGCGAGCTCGACGGAACAGTTCTCAACGACGGTGCAAACCAGGCTAAAGCTACAATCGACCTGGCTATCAACGCCGCAATGGGTAAAGACGTAACGGCCGGAACAGGATGGACTCTCCAGACTGACGGATCCAAAGCTGTCAGAGTTCCCTACGTTGCTGTAACTCCCGAAAACTACCAGGACTTCTAG
- the mglC gene encoding galactose/methyl galactoside ABC transporter permease MglC, with translation MSSENIVKRFFSKSTEEWKELLINNAIYIVVAAIILFIVIREPSFVSVPVFRNILTQSSVRLILAYGVAGIIILQGTDLSLGRLVGFAAVVSGSLLQRADYANRFYPDMQALPLFVPLIIAMLVTIVLSAVNGWVVAQFKIHPFLATMGMMITAYGILSIYFASGAPGPQPIGGFDNRYTDFVIGTTLGIPNLVIYAAITSVIIWFLWNKTTFGKNMYAVGGNPEAAKVSGVNVMITTVLVYVLAGALYGIGGFLEAARIGSANNGTGFGYELDAIAACVVGGISFSGGIGKVSGAIVGVLMFTIISYGMTFMGLDMYYQYIIKGIIIVAAVSLDTKKYLKKS, from the coding sequence ATGAGTTCAGAAAATATAGTTAAGAGGTTTTTTTCCAAAAGCACTGAAGAGTGGAAAGAGCTTCTTATAAACAACGCGATATACATTGTCGTCGCGGCAATTATTCTTTTTATAGTCATCAGGGAGCCTTCTTTCGTATCGGTTCCGGTTTTCAGAAATATCCTGACCCAGTCTTCCGTCCGGTTGATTCTGGCCTATGGTGTTGCGGGCATAATCATTCTTCAGGGAACAGACCTTTCTTTGGGACGGCTTGTCGGATTCGCCGCTGTCGTATCCGGTTCTCTTCTTCAGAGAGCCGATTATGCCAACCGGTTTTATCCCGATATGCAGGCGCTTCCCCTCTTTGTTCCCCTTATTATCGCCATGCTGGTTACAATTGTCCTCAGCGCGGTTAACGGGTGGGTCGTAGCTCAGTTCAAGATCCATCCCTTCCTGGCGACGATGGGTATGATGATTACGGCTTACGGAATCCTCTCTATCTATTTTGCCTCCGGTGCACCCGGTCCCCAGCCGATCGGCGGATTCGATAACCGCTATACTGATTTTGTCATCGGAACCACTCTGGGAATTCCGAACCTCGTTATCTACGCGGCTATTACGAGTGTGATAATCTGGTTCCTCTGGAATAAAACCACCTTCGGTAAGAATATGTATGCCGTCGGAGGCAACCCGGAAGCCGCTAAAGTCTCCGGTGTAAATGTCATGATTACTACGGTCCTGGTTTATGTTCTGGCCGGTGCCCTTTATGGAATCGGAGGATTTCTGGAAGCGGCGAGAATCGGTAGTGCCAACAATGGAACGGGGTTCGGTTACGAACTCGATGCGATCGCCGCCTGCGTTGTCGGGGGTATCTCCTTCAGCGGAGGAATCGGAAAAGTTTCCGGAGCTATAGTCGGTGTTCTTATGTTCACCATCATCAGTTACGGAATGACATTTATGGGTCTCGATATGTACTATCAGTACATCATCAAAGGAATCATTATTGTAGCAGCCGTATCTTTGGATACGAAAAAATATTTGAAGAAATCATAA
- a CDS encoding sugar ABC transporter ATP-binding protein yields the protein MHEEYLLSIKDVCKSFSGVKVLKNVCLNIKAGTVHSLMGENGAGKSTLMKCLFGIYKQDSGEFFLEGEAFNFTDPKHALEHGVSMVHQELNQVTKRTISDNIWLGRYPTKGPFVDEKKMYNDTMALFQRLNIHLDPRTRLDKLSVSQRQMVEIAKAVSYDAKVIVLDEPTSSLTAHEVEMLFDIMKVLKNEGVGIVYISHKMEEIFEVSDEVTVLRDGFYIGTEDIKNLTMEKIVNMMVGRELEDRFPPKENKPGDVHMTVKNLSTRYAPEIQDVNFELRRGEILGVAGLVGAGRTEMVEALFGARTLRTGEIFIDGKKIDNSSPHKAINNRFALLTEERRETGIYPVADITFNSTISNIKSYKNKAGFLIDRKMKDDTDEQIRAMRIKTPNRREKIRALSGGNQQKVIIGRWLLTDPDILLLDEPTRGIDVGAKYEIYQLIINLAKRGKSIIVVSSEMPELLGITNRIMVMSNGRVSGIVNTDETTQTEIFNLSAKYLNNTREAEV from the coding sequence TTGCACGAAGAATATTTATTGAGTATAAAAGATGTTTGCAAATCTTTCTCCGGTGTCAAAGTCCTCAAGAATGTGTGTCTGAACATCAAGGCCGGGACAGTTCATTCCCTGATGGGTGAAAACGGAGCCGGAAAGTCGACTCTGATGAAATGCCTTTTCGGTATATATAAGCAGGATTCCGGTGAATTTTTCCTCGAAGGCGAGGCTTTCAACTTTACCGATCCCAAGCATGCGCTGGAACATGGCGTATCAATGGTTCACCAGGAATTGAACCAGGTAACCAAGAGAACAATTTCCGACAATATCTGGCTCGGCCGGTATCCGACAAAAGGGCCCTTCGTTGATGAGAAAAAAATGTACAACGATACGATGGCGCTTTTTCAAAGACTGAATATACATCTCGATCCCAGAACCAGACTGGACAAGCTTTCCGTTTCCCAGAGGCAGATGGTGGAAATAGCCAAAGCTGTTTCCTACGATGCCAAAGTTATTGTTCTCGACGAACCAACTTCATCTCTAACTGCTCATGAAGTCGAGATGCTCTTTGATATTATGAAAGTTCTGAAAAATGAAGGCGTCGGTATCGTCTACATTTCTCATAAGATGGAAGAGATTTTTGAAGTATCCGATGAAGTTACCGTACTGCGGGACGGCTTTTATATAGGTACGGAAGATATTAAAAATCTGACGATGGAAAAAATCGTCAATATGATGGTCGGAAGAGAACTGGAAGACCGTTTTCCTCCGAAAGAGAACAAGCCCGGTGACGTTCATATGACAGTCAAAAATCTGTCTACCCGATACGCTCCGGAAATTCAGGATGTCAATTTCGAACTGAGAAGGGGAGAGATTCTCGGTGTGGCCGGACTGGTCGGTGCCGGCCGGACGGAAATGGTGGAAGCCCTTTTCGGCGCCAGAACTCTCCGGACCGGTGAAATCTTTATAGACGGGAAGAAAATCGACAACTCGTCTCCCCATAAAGCCATCAACAACAGGTTTGCGCTTCTGACGGAAGAGAGACGTGAAACGGGTATATACCCTGTGGCCGATATTACTTTTAATTCGACTATATCGAACATCAAGTCCTACAAGAATAAAGCCGGTTTTCTTATTGACAGGAAAATGAAAGATGATACGGATGAGCAGATCCGCGCCATGAGGATTAAAACTCCCAACAGAAGGGAAAAGATCCGTGCCCTGAGCGGCGGTAACCAGCAGAAGGTTATTATAGGCCGCTGGCTTCTGACTGATCCCGATATCCTTCTTCTCGATGAACCGACAAGAGGTATCGATGTAGGTGCGAAATACGAGATTTATCAACTTATTATCAATCTCGCTAAACGGGGGAAATCCATCATCGTCGTTTCTTCGGAAATGCCCGAACTGCTCGGTATTACCAATAGAATCATGGTTATGAGTAACGGACGGGTTTCGGGAATCGTAAATACCGATGAAACAACGCAGACAGAAATATTCAACCTGTCAGCTAAATATCTTAATAATACCAGAGAGGCAGAGGTATGA
- the cysK gene encoding cysteine synthase A, with protein sequence MRIYDDITQLVGHTPLVRINSLSDEKGNEIIGKMESFNPLSSIKDRIALAMIEQAEKDGVLKKGGLIVEPTSGNTGIGLAYVAAARGYKIILVMPDTMSMERRNILSALGAELVLTPGATGMKGAIEKAGEILKDNPGSFMPQQFENPANPRVHRETTAREILEDTDGKVDYFVAGIGTGGTITGNGETLKKEIPGIKIIAVEPFGSSVLSGLSPGPHKIQGIGAGFIPKVLNREIIDEIVRISSDEAAETTRNVAKRDGIFLGISAGAALAAAKKIAEKVEGKRIVVILPDSGDRYLSTWIYS encoded by the coding sequence ATGAGAATATATGATGATATTACTCAGTTGGTGGGTCATACCCCGCTGGTCAGAATTAATTCTCTTTCCGATGAAAAGGGAAATGAAATTATAGGGAAAATGGAATCTTTTAATCCATTGTCCAGTATCAAAGACAGAATCGCACTGGCTATGATTGAGCAGGCGGAAAAAGACGGAGTCCTGAAAAAAGGAGGATTGATTGTCGAGCCTACAAGTGGAAACACGGGAATCGGACTGGCCTATGTAGCGGCTGCGAGGGGATATAAGATCATATTGGTAATGCCTGATACCATGAGCATGGAGAGGCGAAATATACTTTCCGCTCTCGGAGCGGAACTCGTTCTGACCCCTGGTGCTACCGGAATGAAGGGAGCTATTGAAAAAGCGGGCGAAATCCTTAAAGACAATCCCGGCAGCTTCATGCCCCAGCAATTCGAAAATCCGGCAAACCCCCGGGTTCACAGAGAAACCACCGCAAGGGAAATTCTGGAAGACACCGATGGCAAAGTCGATTATTTTGTGGCGGGAATAGGAACAGGCGGAACCATAACGGGAAATGGAGAAACCCTTAAAAAAGAAATTCCCGGTATAAAAATCATTGCAGTGGAGCCTTTCGGCTCTTCAGTTCTCTCGGGACTGTCTCCCGGTCCTCATAAAATACAGGGAATCGGCGCCGGATTTATTCCCAAAGTTCTCAACAGGGAGATCATCGACGAGATTGTAAGAATCTCATCCGACGAAGCTGCGGAAACAACGAGAAACGTGGCGAAGCGCGATGGGATATTTCTGGGAATTTCTGCCGGAGCGGCATTGGCCGCGGCAAAAAAGATCGCTGAAAAGGTCGAGGGCAAACGGATTGTCGTAATTCTTCCCGACAGCGGAGACCGTTACCTTTCCACATGGATATATAGCTGA
- a CDS encoding RrF2 family transcriptional regulator: MKLSTRSRYAARAIIEIAKQTGDKPITRKSICESQEISSSYLENILIVLKNQGIIKTIRGPRGGYVLAKDPEEISMYEIVKAFEGSISAVHCVDDPKNCPRYKDCPTKIVWEALMKSQKDVLDSFNIKDLMMRSENQISPEYLI; this comes from the coding sequence ATGAAATTATCAACCAGAAGCAGATACGCGGCCAGAGCCATAATCGAAATTGCCAAGCAGACAGGAGATAAACCTATTACACGAAAGAGTATCTGCGAGAGCCAGGAAATTTCCTCTTCCTACCTGGAAAACATTTTAATTGTACTGAAAAACCAGGGAATTATCAAAACCATCAGAGGCCCCAGGGGGGGATATGTTCTGGCAAAGGATCCGGAAGAAATTTCAATGTATGAAATAGTGAAAGCCTTTGAAGGTTCCATATCGGCCGTCCACTGTGTCGATGATCCCAAAAACTGCCCCCGGTATAAAGATTGTCCTACAAAAATCGTCTGGGAAGCTCTGATGAAATCCCAGAAAGACGTGCTCGATAGCTTTAATATAAAAGATCTCATGATGCGGAGCGAAAACCAAATAAGCCCGGAATACCTGATCTGA
- the nadA gene encoding quinolinate synthase NadA, which yields MSVPYNQEKIDKIKKLKKERNAIILAHNYVLGEVQDVADFVGDSLELSIKARDIDEDVIVFCGVQFMAETAKILSPEKTVLHPVKESGCPMADMATASALRKFKKDYPGAVTVCYVNSTAELKTEVDVCCTSANAADIVSLVPEDKQVLFLPDKNLGAYVAKQTGRDIVLWKGFCPTHMRLTPEDILKKKKEYPEAVTIVHPECRPEVIELSDHALSTGGMLRFAKETEEKQIIVATELGIIHRLQKENPHKLFIPISEQAVCMNMKMIELDHIINALEKNETEIVLDRETIEKARKPIVRMLEKDLSL from the coding sequence ATGTCAGTACCATATAATCAGGAAAAAATTGATAAAATAAAAAAACTGAAAAAAGAACGAAACGCCATTATTCTGGCACATAATTATGTTCTGGGAGAGGTTCAGGATGTGGCCGACTTTGTGGGGGATTCCCTGGAGCTGAGCATAAAAGCCAGAGATATCGATGAAGATGTTATCGTTTTCTGCGGAGTTCAGTTCATGGCGGAAACGGCCAAAATTCTCAGCCCGGAGAAAACTGTTCTGCACCCCGTGAAAGAAAGCGGGTGCCCCATGGCCGATATGGCTACGGCAAGCGCCCTCAGAAAATTCAAAAAAGATTACCCCGGAGCGGTGACTGTCTGCTATGTAAACAGCACAGCTGAACTGAAGACGGAAGTTGATGTCTGCTGTACTTCAGCCAATGCGGCGGATATCGTGTCACTTGTGCCCGAGGATAAACAGGTACTTTTTCTGCCGGACAAAAACCTCGGAGCCTATGTGGCGAAGCAGACGGGACGGGATATCGTCCTGTGGAAAGGCTTCTGTCCCACCCATATGCGGCTGACACCGGAAGATATTCTTAAAAAGAAAAAGGAATACCCCGAAGCCGTCACCATAGTACACCCGGAATGCCGTCCTGAAGTTATTGAACTGTCCGATCATGCTCTAAGTACCGGAGGTATGCTCCGTTTTGCAAAAGAAACCGAAGAGAAACAGATTATCGTCGCTACGGAACTCGGCATAATCCACCGTCTGCAGAAAGAAAATCCCCATAAACTGTTCATACCCATTTCCGAACAGGCTGTTTGCATGAATATGAAAATGATTGAGCTCGATCATATTATAAACGCTCTTGAAAAGAATGAAACTGAGATAGTTCTCGACAGGGAGACGATTGAAAAAGCCAGAAAGCCGATTGTCAGGATGCTTGAAAAAGACCTCTCTCTTTAA